The following proteins are co-located in the Apium graveolens cultivar Ventura chromosome 5, ASM990537v1, whole genome shotgun sequence genome:
- the LOC141661650 gene encoding uncharacterized protein LOC141661650 isoform X1: protein MTLNSVPVTLFDAFALFVNKVMERLGAGDVIVVICCAKVNRYEGKPHLTNYPATRIFINPDHYCVDLMKNRDDELSDIDIGEEELIGPMLNLKEIAELTEEHIETEVCCELLVDKLDRVKKWYVIKCTSCLGVVDFAEDKFKCNKCSRLIPHPRRSFCLEALCSDQAGSVTIVLPHSSVVRIAQKNVEDLYSPEKEELGEHFFPPFLQLFERKKYVMTILISEQNIRDGSTVYEATEIGDVVDSSGQFTPSGQETVDQHVYSPMNTPPTAKSANSKVRSRKGVPVVQFDEYGEIGTDSRHDKKKKAK, encoded by the exons ATGACTCT GAATAGTGTACCAGTAACACTCTTTGATGCTTTTGCGTTATTTGTAAACAAAGTCATGGAACGTCTTGGTGCTGGTGATGTTATTGTTGTTATTTGTTGTGCTAAAGTTAATCGTTATGAAG GCAAGCCTCATCTCACAAACTACCCTGCAACGCGGATTTTTATCAATCCGGATCATTATTGTGTTGACCTTATGAAAAACAG GGATGATGAACTATCTGATATTGATATTGGTGAGGAGGAGCTCATTGGCCCAATGCTGAATTTGAAAGAAATTGCGGAGTTAACGGAAGAGCATATTGAG ACGGAGGTTTGTTGTGAGCTCTTGGTAGACAAATTGGATCGGGTTAAGAAATGGTACGTGATAAAATGTACTAGCTGTCTAGGTGTTGTTGACTTTGCCGAAGACAAGTTCAAGTGTAACAAATGTAGTAGACTGATACCCCACCCAAGAAGAAG CTTTTGCTTGGAAGCTTTGTGCTCTGATCAAGCTGGATCAGTTACAATTGTGCTGCCGCATTCTTCGGTAGTTAGGATTGCTCAAAAAAATGTTGAGGACTTATACTCTCCTGAGAAAGAG GAATTAGGAGAGCACTTTTTCCCACCATTTCTGCAGCTGTTTGAGCGGAAAAAATATGTTATGACAATTCTAATTTCGGAACAAAATATAAGAGATGGTTCGACTGTGTATGAAGCAACAGAAATAGGAGATGTCGTTGACTCATCGGGCCAGTTTACTCCCTCTGGACAGGAAACTGTTGATCAGCATGTTTACTCGCCAATGAAT ACTCCGCCGACTGCAAAATCTGCTAACAGTAAGGTGAGGTCTAGAAAAGGTGTACCAGTTGTACAATTTGATGAATATGGTGAAATTGGGACGGATAGTAGACATGACAAG AAAAAGAAGGCTAAATAA
- the LOC141661650 gene encoding uncharacterized protein LOC141661650 isoform X2: MTLNSVPVTLFDAFALFVNKVMERLGAGDVIVVICCAKVNRYEGKPHLTNYPATRIFINPDHYCVDLMKNRDDELSDIDIGEEELIGPMLNLKEIAELTEEHIETEVCCELLVDKLDRVKKWYVIKCTSCLGVVDFAEDKFKCNKCSRLIPHPRRSFCLEALCSDQAGSVTIVLPHSSVVRIAQKNVEDLYSPEKEELGEHFFPPFLQLFERKKYVMTILISEQNIRDGSTVYEATEIGDVVDSSGQFTPSGQETVDQHVYSPMNES, encoded by the exons ATGACTCT GAATAGTGTACCAGTAACACTCTTTGATGCTTTTGCGTTATTTGTAAACAAAGTCATGGAACGTCTTGGTGCTGGTGATGTTATTGTTGTTATTTGTTGTGCTAAAGTTAATCGTTATGAAG GCAAGCCTCATCTCACAAACTACCCTGCAACGCGGATTTTTATCAATCCGGATCATTATTGTGTTGACCTTATGAAAAACAG GGATGATGAACTATCTGATATTGATATTGGTGAGGAGGAGCTCATTGGCCCAATGCTGAATTTGAAAGAAATTGCGGAGTTAACGGAAGAGCATATTGAG ACGGAGGTTTGTTGTGAGCTCTTGGTAGACAAATTGGATCGGGTTAAGAAATGGTACGTGATAAAATGTACTAGCTGTCTAGGTGTTGTTGACTTTGCCGAAGACAAGTTCAAGTGTAACAAATGTAGTAGACTGATACCCCACCCAAGAAGAAG CTTTTGCTTGGAAGCTTTGTGCTCTGATCAAGCTGGATCAGTTACAATTGTGCTGCCGCATTCTTCGGTAGTTAGGATTGCTCAAAAAAATGTTGAGGACTTATACTCTCCTGAGAAAGAG GAATTAGGAGAGCACTTTTTCCCACCATTTCTGCAGCTGTTTGAGCGGAAAAAATATGTTATGACAATTCTAATTTCGGAACAAAATATAAGAGATGGTTCGACTGTGTATGAAGCAACAGAAATAGGAGATGTCGTTGACTCATCGGGCCAGTTTACTCCCTCTGGACAGGAAACTGTTGATCAGCATGTTTACTCGCCAATGAAT GAATCGTAA